The following coding sequences are from one Manduca sexta isolate Smith_Timp_Sample1 chromosome 7, JHU_Msex_v1.0, whole genome shotgun sequence window:
- the LOC115441397 gene encoding AT-rich interactive domain-containing protein 2 isoform X9 produces MAKSQINTKSKNYLKDRDVFLKELKQFNESKNIPIRPPVVNGIEIDLYHFYTLVQQRGGIWKVNLNDTWETFLKPLKLPHPCINGSTLLRRIYTTYLEKYERAKGPPGRDDDNDLDEDPRRGRGGGMPRITFGGGTYISASGEALRSGNRAAAPYERLALSLLSPMPNEQDFAVNVCTVLAADDSNRLPLGTTPHILDFLLAHAGVYNHSSLRDTIGRSYAEARGCFPDEFWQKRAGGGGARELADETKFMQPGVEQPDLVVQALAAQHSLADCLAGNDDDDRSLSDKLVEEEVLEDWVTEPSEENQLFAPEFPGGASCVFTQRVIQIASIVRSLSFHEENVQYLAKNTTLIRFLLLCANCWVGSLRQSGLDTLGNVAAELIIKEPATCLISRHVLSTVQAALVCADRARVLAALELLNKLAQNEANEDALLKALEAKVYADVCALLTMRDIMVVVCTLECVYALTSLGDRASEAVARVPGLVNTLVALVTVEAQSYGPRACILMRVVETVSGPQPEREQEQKPTHPHLQSQTPVKQPPEQVQTMTSVPPVTTTSATVTTPAPVTTLQQSHMQQRTVQENEHFAQAWLRSSYEPLPPADNSACDAAELYRQYLACCSKLQRKGVIAPAHFPRLVRTVFGGTVGPNTITTPAGESQQVYIGIRSRNIQNRTPPPAGPSSPILKAQLTNKPSVEVKPPVSQAQSVHQASSAPAHPQLSQALEAGSGGGAGVGGVPGVSGAAGGNNTSLIKHLLAHKVSPAPHAQVAQRQQNQHRGPAPPSTVVVPSNQQQAMDVDPETLIKCTTITPGGVASSTPAVPEKATNPTEEVIVPKEDPVQIQMDEQAQLTIKTAQNKMLADLLEKKSNPPVQVVQMAQQINAPTIQITETGQIVQVKTDATPIIQISDSGLVTQGNQYFQIKNEQGQLIQIKNEQGQIIQLKSDQLPPQLIQFKNEQGQLVQMKNEGPLLPALVPTKNEKDQMVDTVVTDHSYTEPPAKKVKVEDKRELFQCLSPQEAVSKTAANLYAALAASAVQDEEDLMPPKQDSVEAIQPSVLMAGPGDNASVILPESILQVQQAGIQVQQPTLQVQQPTLQVQQPTLQVQASAIQVQQPLQVQQPMLQVQPMDVQNIIASQSGQLILQEKTIATQPTQYVQQPMQIIATPSTSQGLSYIAQNLPGNMMQKTIIIVQGPTGGGPLTLTVNNPGGLDEATLNSLIAQATEAITQQQIIQNTPQITPSQQPIITTQPQPHKAQLVNQPQAQQIVVQKQPPTLISTSSSNQLMQSTPQLIQSTPQLIQGNQQILQSNQQLLQTTPPLLQSNQPLLQGNQQLLQANQQLIQGSQQLIQGSQQIIAVSNNQQIIMNAPLKQNVHRVVQPPRSQTPVAASTVSQASVAQSEPKNTVIQSIAKTQPVLRQVITRQPVMVGNTKIGDKELVVTQPTAGPEKPPTPKPPKPTVTPPPQMSQTPTPTPAQAPAHDDTPWICHWRGCGKSFNNASEVWSHCARRHAPGGAGGEAPCLWLDCDRVPRRTFALLNHLSDKHCTPQALKAIHNSRRRAAPDTEGNKPVSLGYPPNAALAALNKHAADMFNPRELMHRAEKSRTPEQLDENEGPVTKSIRLTAALILRNMVIYSNTGRRQLRSHEAHLSTIALSSVEASRTIAQVLYDMDHI; encoded by the exons gtGAACCTAAATGACACTTGGGAGACATTTTTAAAACCACTGAAACTTCCGCATCCTTGCATCAATGGTTCTACGTTATTGAGAAGGATATATACAACCTATTTGGAGAA atatgaaCGTGCGAAAGGGCCGCCAGGCAGAGATGACGACAATGACCTCGACGAGGACCCGAGGCGCGGGCGTGGCGGTGGAATGCCCAGAATTACCTTTGGTGGTGGTACATATATTTCAG cATCAGGCGAAGCGCTACGTTCGGGTAATCGTGCAGCAGCGCCATACGAAAGATTGGCTCTTTCACTGCTCTCTCCGATGCCCAACGAACAAGACTTTGCGGTTAATGTGTGTACAGTGCTCGCTGCTGACGATTCCAACAGGCTGCCTCTTGGCACCACACCGCATATATTGGACTTTTTGCTAGCTCATGCTGGTGTTTATAATCACT CAAGTCTACGTGACACGATAGGCCGTTCTTACGCCGAAGCTCGCGGTTGCTTCCCCGATGAGTTCTGGCAGAAGCGTGCAGGAGGAGGTGGTGCTAGGGAACTGGCAGACGAGACCAAATTCATGCAGCCAGGAGTGGAGCAGCCCGACTTGGTGGTACAGGCGCTTGCTGCTCAGCACTCGTTGGCCGACTGTCTCGCAGGAAATGATGACGATGATCGGTCACTTAGTGATAAACTTGTTGAAGAG gaGGTGTTAGAAGATTGGGTGACGGAACCATCTGAGGAAAACCAGCTGTTTGCTCCAGAATTTCCCGGTGGAGCCTCGTGCGTGTTCACTCAGAGGGTCATACAGATCGCGTCTATAGTCAGGTCACTCTCCTTCCACGAGGAGAATGTGCAGTATCTTGCCAAGAACACGACACTTATTAG gtTTTTGCTCCTCTGTGCAAATTGTTGGGTTGGCTCACTACGGCAGTCTGGATTGGATACACTTGGGAATGTAGCTGCAGAGCTTATTATAAAG GAGCCGGCGACGTGCCTGATCTCGCGGCACGTGCTGTCGACGGTGCAGGCGGCGCTGGTGTGCGCGGACCGCGCGCGCGTGCTGGCGGCGCTGGAGCTGCTCAACAAGCTCGCGCAGAACGAGGCCAACGAGGACGCGCTGCTCAAGGCGCTGGAGGCCAAG GTGTACGCGGACGTGTGCGCGCTGCTGACAATGCGCGACATCATGGTGGTGGTGTGCACGCTGGAGTGCGTGTACGCGCTGACGTCGCTGGGCGACCGCGCGAGCGAGGCGGTGGCGCGCGTGCCCGGCCTCGTCAACACGCTCGTCGCGCTCGTCACCGTCGAG GCTCAGAGCTACGGGCCCCGCGCGTGCATACTGATGCGTGTAGTGGAGACGGTCAGCGGGCCGCAGCCCGAGCGAGAGCAGGAGCAGAAACCGACGCACCCTCATCTACAG AGCCAGACGCCAGTGAAGCAGCCGCCGGAGCAGGTGCAGACGATGACGTCGGTGCCGCCCGTCACCACCACCAGCGCCACCGTCACCACGCCCGCGCCCGTCACCACGCTGCAACAGTCGCACATGCAACAGAGGACTGTGCAG GAGAACGAGCACTTTGCGCAAGCGTGGCTGCGGTCGAGCTACGAGCCGCTGCCGCCGGCCGACAACAGCGCGTGCGACGCCGCCGAGCTGTACCGCCAGTACCTCGCCTGCTGCTCCAAGCTGCAGAGGAAGGGCGTCATTGCGCCCGCGCACTTCCCGAGACTCGTCAG GACGGTATTTGGCGGTACAGTCGGCCCGAATACAATCACTACGCCGGCGGGAGAGAGTCAACAGGTGTATATCGGGATCAGATCGAGAAATATACAGAATAGAACGCCGCCGCCTGCGG GACCGTCATCCCCGATACTGAAAGCTCAGTTGACGAACAAACCATCTGTAGAAGTGAAACCGCCAGTCTCGCAAGCGCAG TCGGTGCATCAGGCGTCGTCTGCGCCTGCGCATCCGCAGTTGTCGCAGGCTCTGGAGGCGGGTAGTGGGGGTGGCGCGGGGGTGGGGGGTGTCCCGGGGGTGTCGGGGGCGGCGGGGGGCAACAACACGTCCCTCATCAAGCACCTACTGGCGCACAAAGTAAGCCCCGCCCCGCACGCGCAA gTCGCTCAACGACAGCAAAATCAACACAGAGGCCCGGCGCCACCCAGCACGGTCGTGGTACCGTCAAATCag CAGCAGGCTATGGACGTGGATCCGGAAACTCTGATCAAATGCACGACGATCACGCCCGGCGGTGTAGCGAGTAGCACGCCCGCTGTCCCAGAGAAG GCTACAAATCCCACCGAAGAGGTGATAG TCCCGAAAGAAGATCCGGTACAGATACAAATGGACGAACAGGCTCAGTTGACAATA AAAACAGCGCAAAATAAAATGCTCGCTGATCTACTGGAGAAAAAATCAAACCCACCAGTGCAAGTGGTACAGATGGCCCAGCAAATCAACGCGCCCACGATACAAATAACTGAGACGGGTCAAATAGTTCAAGTCAAAACAGACGCGACACCGATCATACAGATATCAGACTCCGGTCTAGTGACGCAAGGCAACCAgtattttcaaataaagaacGAGCAGGGACAACTCATTCAGATAAAGAACGAACAAGGTCAAATCATTCAGTTGAAGAGTGACCAACTGCCGCCACAGTTGATACAGTTCAAGAACGAACAGGGTCAGTTGGTTCAGATGAAGAACGAAGGGCCGTTGTTGCCGGCGTTGGTTCCGACGAAGAATGAGAAGGATCAGATGGTCGATACGGTTGTGACGGACCATTCGTATACAGAACCGCCTGCTAAGAAAGTGAAAGTGGAGGATAAGAGAGAG CTGTTTCAGTGCCTGTCGCCGCAAGAGGCCGTGTCCAAGACCGCTGCCAATCTGTACGCGGCGCTAGCGGCCTCCGCGGTACAAGACGAAGAGGATTTG ATGCCACCGAAGCAAGATTCGGTGGAAGCAATACAGCCTTCAGTTTTAATGGCAGGTCCTGGCGACAACGCGTCTGTTATTTTACCAGAATCGATTTTGCAG GTACAACAAGCGGGAATACAAGTACAGCAACCAACGTTACAAGTACAACAGCCAACGTTACAAGTCCAACAACCTACTTTACAAGTCCAAGCCTCTGCAATCCAG GTACAACAACCATTGCAAGTCCAACAGCCAATGTTACAAGTACAGCCCATGGATGTACAAAACATTATCGCTTCACAATCGGGACAGCTTATATTGCaag AGAAGACAATAGCTACCCAGCCGACGCAGTATGTACAACAACCGATGCAGATTATTGCAACGCCGAGCACCTCTCAAG GTTTGAGCTACATAGCGCAGAATTTGCCTGGTAATATGATgcagaaaactataataatagtTCAAGGACCAACTGGCGGTGGACCCTTAACACTGACG GTGAACAACCCAGGCGGGCTGGATGAGGCGACGTTAAACAGTCTTATTGCTCAGGCAACAGAGGCGATAACGCAACAGCAAATTATACAG AATACGCCGCAGATAACGCCAAGTCAGCAACCAATAATAACAACGCAACCGCAGCCGCACAAAGCGCAACTTGTCAACCAACCGCAAGCCCAACAAATTGTCGTCCAAAAACAACCGCCAACACTCATTAGTACGTCGTCTAGCAACCAACTGATGCAGAGCACCCCGCAGTTAATACAAAGCACACCGCAACTAATACAAGGAAATCAACAAATATTGCAGTCAAATCAACAATTGTTACAGACGACTCCGCCCTTGTTACAGTCAAATCAGCCACTATTACAGGGTAATCAACAGCTGTTACAGGCTAATCAACAGTTGATACAGGGTAGCCAGCAACTGATACAAGGTAGCCAGCAAATTATCGCCGTGTCGAACAACCAGCAGATAATAATGAATGCGCCGTTGAAGCAGAACGTTCATAGAGTTGTGCAGCCGCCGAGGAGTCAGACCCCTGTTGCTGCAAGTACGGTCAGCCAAGCGTCGGTGGCTCAGAGTGAACCCAAAAACACTGTCATACAGAGTATAGCG AAAACTCAACCGGTGTTGCGTCAAGTGATCACACGCCAGCCGGTGATGGTTGGCAACACAAAGATCGGTGATAAGGAACTGGTCGTCACTCAGCCGACCGCTGGACCAGAG AAGCCACCGACGCCAAAGCCTCCAAAGCCGACGGTGACGCCGCCGCCGCAGATGTCACAAACTCCTACGCCGACGCCTGCGCAAGCGCCGGCGCACGATGACACTCCCTGGATATGTCACTGGAGGGGATGCGGCaa GTCGTTCAACAACGCGAGTGAGGTGTGGTCCCACTGCGCGCGGCGGCACGcgccgggcggcgcgggcggcgaggCGCCGTGCCTGTGGCTCGACTGCGACCGCGTGCCCAGGCGCACCTTCGCGCTGCTCAACCACCTCTCCGACAAGCACTGCACGCCGCAG GCGCTAAAAGCGATCCACAACTCGCGGCGTCGCGCGGCGCCGGACACGGAGGGCAACAAGCCCGTGTCGCTGGGGTACCCGCCCaacgcggcgctggcggcgctcAACAAACACGCCGCCGACATGTTCAACCCGCGGGAGCTCATG CACAGGGCAGAAAAGAGTCGCACGCCGGAACAATTG GATGAAAACGAAGGCCCTGTAACGAAAAGTATAAGATTGACGGCAGCGCTGATCCTTAGGAATATGGTCATATACTCTAATACTGGGCGAAG acaACTACGCTCTCACGAAGCGCACCTGTCGACGATAGCGTTAAGCAGCGTAGAAGCGTCTCGAACGATTGCGCAAGTGTTGTACGACATGGACCACATATGA
- the LOC115441397 gene encoding AT-rich interactive domain-containing protein 2 isoform X11, whose amino-acid sequence MAKSQINTKSKNYLKDRDVFLKELKQFNESKNIPIRPPVVNGIEIDLYHFYTLVQQRGGIWKVNLNDTWETFLKPLKLPHPCINGSTLLRRIYTTYLEKYERAKGPPGRDDDNDLDEDPRRGRGGGMPRITFGGGTYISASGEALRSGNRAAAPYERLALSLLSPMPNEQDFAVNVCTVLAADDSNRLPLGTTPHILDFLLAHAGVYNHSSLRDTIGRSYAEARGCFPDEFWQKRAGGGGARELADETKFMQPGVEQPDLVVQALAAQHSLADCLAGNDDDDRSLSDKLVEEEVLEDWVTEPSEENQLFAPEFPGGASCVFTQRVIQIASIVRSLSFHEENVQYLAKNTTLIRFLLLCANCWVGSLRQSGLDTLGNVAAELIIKEPATCLISRHVLSTVQAALVCADRARVLAALELLNKLAQNEANEDALLKALEAKVYADVCALLTMRDIMVVVCTLECVYALTSLGDRASEAVARVPGLVNTLVALVTVEAQSYGPRACILMRVVETVSGPQPEREQEQKPTHPHLQSQTPVKQPPEQVQTMTSVPPVTTTSATVTTPAPVTTLQQSHMQQRTVQENEHFAQAWLRSSYEPLPPADNSACDAAELYRQYLACCSKLQRKGVIAPAHFPRLVRTVFGGTVGPNTITTPAGESQQVYIGIRSRNIQNRTPPPAGPSSPILKAQLTNKPSVEVKPPVSQAQSVHQASSAPAHPQLSQALEAGSGGGAGVGGVPGVSGAAGGNNTSLIKHLLAHKVSPAPHAQVAQRQQNQHRGPAPPSTVVVPSNQQQAMDVDPETLIKCTTITPGGVASSTPAVPEKATNPTEEVIVPKEDPVQIQMDEQAQLTIKTAQNKMLADLLEKKSNPPVQVVQMAQQINAPTIQITETGQIVQVKTDATPIIQISDSGLVTQGNQYFQIKNEQGQLIQIKNEQGQIIQLKSDQLPPQLIQFKNEQGQLVQMKNEGPLLPALVPTKNEKDQMVDTVVTDHSYTEPPAKKVKVEDKRELFQCLSPQEAVSKTAANLYAALAASAVQDEEDLMPPKQDSVEAIQPSVLMAGPGDNASVILPESILQVQQAGIQVQQPTLQVQQPTLQVQQPTLQVQASAIQVQQPLQVQQPMLQVQPMDVQNIIASQSGQLILQEKTIATQPTQYVQQPMQIIATPSTSQGLSYIAQNLPGNMMQKTIIIVQGPTGGGPLTLTVNNPGGLDEATLNSLIAQATEAITQQQIIQNTGVIQSAQRVIVSQPALVSTSQPIAVVKTAIAQNTPQITPSQQPIITTQPQPHKAQLVNQPQAQQIVVQKQPPTLISTSSSNQLMQSTPQLIQSTPQLIQGNQQILQSNQQLLQTTPPLLQSNQPLLQGNQQLLQANQQLIQGSQQLIQGSQQIIAVSNNQQIIMNAPLKQNVHRVVQPPRSQTPVAASTVSQASVAQSEPKNTVIQSIAKPPTPKPPKPTVTPPPQMSQTPTPTPAQAPAHDDTPWICHWRGCGKSFNNASEVWSHCARRHAPGGAGGEAPCLWLDCDRVPRRTFALLNHLSDKHCTPQALKAIHNSRRRAAPDTEGNKPVSLGYPPNAALAALNKHAADMFNPRELMHRAEKSRTPEQLDENEGPVTKSIRLTAALILRNMVIYSNTGRRQLRSHEAHLSTIALSSVEASRTIAQVLYDMDHI is encoded by the exons gtGAACCTAAATGACACTTGGGAGACATTTTTAAAACCACTGAAACTTCCGCATCCTTGCATCAATGGTTCTACGTTATTGAGAAGGATATATACAACCTATTTGGAGAA atatgaaCGTGCGAAAGGGCCGCCAGGCAGAGATGACGACAATGACCTCGACGAGGACCCGAGGCGCGGGCGTGGCGGTGGAATGCCCAGAATTACCTTTGGTGGTGGTACATATATTTCAG cATCAGGCGAAGCGCTACGTTCGGGTAATCGTGCAGCAGCGCCATACGAAAGATTGGCTCTTTCACTGCTCTCTCCGATGCCCAACGAACAAGACTTTGCGGTTAATGTGTGTACAGTGCTCGCTGCTGACGATTCCAACAGGCTGCCTCTTGGCACCACACCGCATATATTGGACTTTTTGCTAGCTCATGCTGGTGTTTATAATCACT CAAGTCTACGTGACACGATAGGCCGTTCTTACGCCGAAGCTCGCGGTTGCTTCCCCGATGAGTTCTGGCAGAAGCGTGCAGGAGGAGGTGGTGCTAGGGAACTGGCAGACGAGACCAAATTCATGCAGCCAGGAGTGGAGCAGCCCGACTTGGTGGTACAGGCGCTTGCTGCTCAGCACTCGTTGGCCGACTGTCTCGCAGGAAATGATGACGATGATCGGTCACTTAGTGATAAACTTGTTGAAGAG gaGGTGTTAGAAGATTGGGTGACGGAACCATCTGAGGAAAACCAGCTGTTTGCTCCAGAATTTCCCGGTGGAGCCTCGTGCGTGTTCACTCAGAGGGTCATACAGATCGCGTCTATAGTCAGGTCACTCTCCTTCCACGAGGAGAATGTGCAGTATCTTGCCAAGAACACGACACTTATTAG gtTTTTGCTCCTCTGTGCAAATTGTTGGGTTGGCTCACTACGGCAGTCTGGATTGGATACACTTGGGAATGTAGCTGCAGAGCTTATTATAAAG GAGCCGGCGACGTGCCTGATCTCGCGGCACGTGCTGTCGACGGTGCAGGCGGCGCTGGTGTGCGCGGACCGCGCGCGCGTGCTGGCGGCGCTGGAGCTGCTCAACAAGCTCGCGCAGAACGAGGCCAACGAGGACGCGCTGCTCAAGGCGCTGGAGGCCAAG GTGTACGCGGACGTGTGCGCGCTGCTGACAATGCGCGACATCATGGTGGTGGTGTGCACGCTGGAGTGCGTGTACGCGCTGACGTCGCTGGGCGACCGCGCGAGCGAGGCGGTGGCGCGCGTGCCCGGCCTCGTCAACACGCTCGTCGCGCTCGTCACCGTCGAG GCTCAGAGCTACGGGCCCCGCGCGTGCATACTGATGCGTGTAGTGGAGACGGTCAGCGGGCCGCAGCCCGAGCGAGAGCAGGAGCAGAAACCGACGCACCCTCATCTACAG AGCCAGACGCCAGTGAAGCAGCCGCCGGAGCAGGTGCAGACGATGACGTCGGTGCCGCCCGTCACCACCACCAGCGCCACCGTCACCACGCCCGCGCCCGTCACCACGCTGCAACAGTCGCACATGCAACAGAGGACTGTGCAG GAGAACGAGCACTTTGCGCAAGCGTGGCTGCGGTCGAGCTACGAGCCGCTGCCGCCGGCCGACAACAGCGCGTGCGACGCCGCCGAGCTGTACCGCCAGTACCTCGCCTGCTGCTCCAAGCTGCAGAGGAAGGGCGTCATTGCGCCCGCGCACTTCCCGAGACTCGTCAG GACGGTATTTGGCGGTACAGTCGGCCCGAATACAATCACTACGCCGGCGGGAGAGAGTCAACAGGTGTATATCGGGATCAGATCGAGAAATATACAGAATAGAACGCCGCCGCCTGCGG GACCGTCATCCCCGATACTGAAAGCTCAGTTGACGAACAAACCATCTGTAGAAGTGAAACCGCCAGTCTCGCAAGCGCAG TCGGTGCATCAGGCGTCGTCTGCGCCTGCGCATCCGCAGTTGTCGCAGGCTCTGGAGGCGGGTAGTGGGGGTGGCGCGGGGGTGGGGGGTGTCCCGGGGGTGTCGGGGGCGGCGGGGGGCAACAACACGTCCCTCATCAAGCACCTACTGGCGCACAAAGTAAGCCCCGCCCCGCACGCGCAA gTCGCTCAACGACAGCAAAATCAACACAGAGGCCCGGCGCCACCCAGCACGGTCGTGGTACCGTCAAATCag CAGCAGGCTATGGACGTGGATCCGGAAACTCTGATCAAATGCACGACGATCACGCCCGGCGGTGTAGCGAGTAGCACGCCCGCTGTCCCAGAGAAG GCTACAAATCCCACCGAAGAGGTGATAG TCCCGAAAGAAGATCCGGTACAGATACAAATGGACGAACAGGCTCAGTTGACAATA AAAACAGCGCAAAATAAAATGCTCGCTGATCTACTGGAGAAAAAATCAAACCCACCAGTGCAAGTGGTACAGATGGCCCAGCAAATCAACGCGCCCACGATACAAATAACTGAGACGGGTCAAATAGTTCAAGTCAAAACAGACGCGACACCGATCATACAGATATCAGACTCCGGTCTAGTGACGCAAGGCAACCAgtattttcaaataaagaacGAGCAGGGACAACTCATTCAGATAAAGAACGAACAAGGTCAAATCATTCAGTTGAAGAGTGACCAACTGCCGCCACAGTTGATACAGTTCAAGAACGAACAGGGTCAGTTGGTTCAGATGAAGAACGAAGGGCCGTTGTTGCCGGCGTTGGTTCCGACGAAGAATGAGAAGGATCAGATGGTCGATACGGTTGTGACGGACCATTCGTATACAGAACCGCCTGCTAAGAAAGTGAAAGTGGAGGATAAGAGAGAG CTGTTTCAGTGCCTGTCGCCGCAAGAGGCCGTGTCCAAGACCGCTGCCAATCTGTACGCGGCGCTAGCGGCCTCCGCGGTACAAGACGAAGAGGATTTG ATGCCACCGAAGCAAGATTCGGTGGAAGCAATACAGCCTTCAGTTTTAATGGCAGGTCCTGGCGACAACGCGTCTGTTATTTTACCAGAATCGATTTTGCAG GTACAACAAGCGGGAATACAAGTACAGCAACCAACGTTACAAGTACAACAGCCAACGTTACAAGTCCAACAACCTACTTTACAAGTCCAAGCCTCTGCAATCCAG GTACAACAACCATTGCAAGTCCAACAGCCAATGTTACAAGTACAGCCCATGGATGTACAAAACATTATCGCTTCACAATCGGGACAGCTTATATTGCaag AGAAGACAATAGCTACCCAGCCGACGCAGTATGTACAACAACCGATGCAGATTATTGCAACGCCGAGCACCTCTCAAG GTTTGAGCTACATAGCGCAGAATTTGCCTGGTAATATGATgcagaaaactataataatagtTCAAGGACCAACTGGCGGTGGACCCTTAACACTGACG GTGAACAACCCAGGCGGGCTGGATGAGGCGACGTTAAACAGTCTTATTGCTCAGGCAACAGAGGCGATAACGCAACAGCAAATTATACAG AACACCGGCGTGATACAATCGGCACAGAGGGTGATTGTAAGTCAGCCCGCGCTAGTGAGCACGTCGCAACCGATCGCTGTGGTCAAAACGGCCATTGCTCAG AATACGCCGCAGATAACGCCAAGTCAGCAACCAATAATAACAACGCAACCGCAGCCGCACAAAGCGCAACTTGTCAACCAACCGCAAGCCCAACAAATTGTCGTCCAAAAACAACCGCCAACACTCATTAGTACGTCGTCTAGCAACCAACTGATGCAGAGCACCCCGCAGTTAATACAAAGCACACCGCAACTAATACAAGGAAATCAACAAATATTGCAGTCAAATCAACAATTGTTACAGACGACTCCGCCCTTGTTACAGTCAAATCAGCCACTATTACAGGGTAATCAACAGCTGTTACAGGCTAATCAACAGTTGATACAGGGTAGCCAGCAACTGATACAAGGTAGCCAGCAAATTATCGCCGTGTCGAACAACCAGCAGATAATAATGAATGCGCCGTTGAAGCAGAACGTTCATAGAGTTGTGCAGCCGCCGAGGAGTCAGACCCCTGTTGCTGCAAGTACGGTCAGCCAAGCGTCGGTGGCTCAGAGTGAACCCAAAAACACTGTCATACAGAGTATAGCG AAGCCACCGACGCCAAAGCCTCCAAAGCCGACGGTGACGCCGCCGCCGCAGATGTCACAAACTCCTACGCCGACGCCTGCGCAAGCGCCGGCGCACGATGACACTCCCTGGATATGTCACTGGAGGGGATGCGGCaa GTCGTTCAACAACGCGAGTGAGGTGTGGTCCCACTGCGCGCGGCGGCACGcgccgggcggcgcgggcggcgaggCGCCGTGCCTGTGGCTCGACTGCGACCGCGTGCCCAGGCGCACCTTCGCGCTGCTCAACCACCTCTCCGACAAGCACTGCACGCCGCAG GCGCTAAAAGCGATCCACAACTCGCGGCGTCGCGCGGCGCCGGACACGGAGGGCAACAAGCCCGTGTCGCTGGGGTACCCGCCCaacgcggcgctggcggcgctcAACAAACACGCCGCCGACATGTTCAACCCGCGGGAGCTCATG CACAGGGCAGAAAAGAGTCGCACGCCGGAACAATTG GATGAAAACGAAGGCCCTGTAACGAAAAGTATAAGATTGACGGCAGCGCTGATCCTTAGGAATATGGTCATATACTCTAATACTGGGCGAAG acaACTACGCTCTCACGAAGCGCACCTGTCGACGATAGCGTTAAGCAGCGTAGAAGCGTCTCGAACGATTGCGCAAGTGTTGTACGACATGGACCACATATGA